In Plasmodium chabaudi chabaudi strain AS genome assembly, chromosome: 9, the following proteins share a genomic window:
- a CDS encoding CIR protein — protein sequence MSEELCKAIDEIDKNVVFNTVSQTYTLEDKIYGAYCPGSGNGEKGQCDSDDLKLGSAFMALLNNFKSIDEKKLESDKLSQYAILWFNSKVKVNEGFEPETDNIYNILNEHNLLSEYREYTDKNEDVMKIYYAFLKNLYTLLKEICNTINKCKGSSTSTECQNSGEKCVELYNICHVTFPWKEFCNPYCRVLSNLKNDYDNLRKNNDHLPELKPPPGVKSCEETCAQKCKEPEAKEPATEVSKIVTPAVVSLPDSSVTTTSINNGNKLPYIAVPLILIPIILGISYKYLTPVWRKKMKRKTMKKIINLSDQKKA from the exons ATGTCTGAGGAATtg TGTAAAGCAATTGATGAGATCGATAAAAATGTTGTCTTTAATACAGTATCTCAAACGTATACGCTTGaggataaaatatatggagCATATTGTCCTGGCAGTGGAAATGGAGAAAAAGGACAATGTGATAGTGATGATTTAAAACTTGGCTCTGCTTTTATGGCATTgctaaacaattttaagaGCATTGATGAGAAAAAATTAGAGAGTGATAAACTTTCTCAATACGCTATTTTATGGTTTAATTCGAAAGTTAAGGTAAATGAGGGTTTCGAACCTGAAACagacaatatttataacatcCTTAATGAACATAACTTGCTTAGTGAATACCGTGAGTATACAGATAAAAACGAAGAtgtaatgaaaatttattatgcatttttGAAGAATCTTTATACATTACTTAAAGAAATATGTAAtacaattaataaatgtaaaGGCTCTTCAACCTCCACTGAATGTCAAAATAGTGGTGAAAAATGTGTTGagttgtataatatatgtcaTGTTACATTTCCCTGGAAAGAGTTTTGTAATCCATATTGTCGTGTATTgtcaaatttaaaaaatgattatgataaccttagaaaaaataatgatcaCCTTCCAGAATTGAAGCCACCACCTGGAGTAAAGAGCTGTGAAGAAACATGTGCACAAAAATGTAAAGAACCAGAGGCTAAGGAACCGGCAACTGAAGTTTCAAAAATTGTTACGCCCGCCGTAGTTAGTTTACCAGATTCATCAGTAACCACCAcaagtataaataatggaaataaacTACCCTACATCGCAGTtccattaattttaataccCATTATTTTAGGAATTTCATATAAG tATTTAACACCCGTATGGCgaaaaaagatgaaaagaaaaaccatgaaaaagattataaatttgagTGATCAAAAGAAAGCCTAA
- a CDS encoding CIR protein, whose translation MAESSYKIEDVYYEIYTINNYFWEDNDGKLKVNPKWTSIHNYCYYGDTPGKVKCNNYLEMTICSVIYLLKTLKETYKLKDDKIAEYAILWLNYNLNINSNNNFTNLNEFYTKYIETNNNCYNDKTKGDDTTTYKEIIDANKDLTNMNINEISKFNRPFSILFYLYYAYHHDSSDCNKNFGYAKQFADQFNNLNNDPNNIENSLYNKLLSTLSNDYNNLKNIFYDINDSCEFPSLPQIKPKKNSAQNIALNPGHIMGQSSYSIEEVCEAFKKVDDCLQIGMKSTGGSCSIDYAFTDYCPTKIEGQNVNCEANNEKMSAGFIWLLITFENLCVGQCSDNENEKYAEYAILWLNYKLNQISNEETTTLKDFYTKYIKDNKEHVDYKDHLDNKIYSMNIDSEKIYNIYEAFGILCKIYTAHNENDKKCTNCSQNAEEFVQKIEKLNKDPSITKNESYSKILSTLSDDYNCLKDHYDNNCNGCTNIPNFPEIKTSQISVEGSTPSHVQDNPDSSLQGSEVTSSSSSVASKLIPVLSIFAISLFVGIAYKYSLFGIDKLFQRQYIRKKLKKIKKKMELNI comes from the exons ATGGCAGAATCAAGTTATAAGATTGAGGATGTg tattatgaaatatatacgaTCAATAACTATTTTTGGGAGGATAATGATGGTAAATTAAAAGTTAATCCAAAATGGACATCAATCCAcaattattgttattacgGTGATACCCCAGGAAAAGttaaatgtaataattatCTTGAAATGACTATTTGTAgtgttatttatttgctaAAAACGTTAAAGGAAAcgtataaattaaaagatgATAAAATTGCTGAATACGCTATTTTATggttaaattataatttaaacataaattcaaataataattttaccAATTTAAACGAATTTTAtactaaatatatagaaacaaataataattgttataatgataaaacaaaagGTGATGATACTACGACTTATAAGGAAATTATAGATGCAAATAAAGATTTGACgaatatgaatattaacGAAATATCTAAATTTAATCGTCCATttagtatattattttatttgtattatgcATATCATCATGATTCTTCGGATtgcaataaaaattttggaTATGCTAAACAATTTGCTGATCAATTTAACAATCTCAATAATGATcctaataatatagaaaacagtttatataataaattgttaTCTACATTATCAAATGattataacaatttaaaaaatatattttatgatataaatgattCTTGCGAGTTTCCATCTCTTCCACAAATAAAacctaaaaaaaattctgcACAAAATATTGCATTAAATCCTGGACATATTATGGGACAGTCATCTTATAGTATTGAGGAAGTG TGTGAAGCATTTAAAAAGGTTGACGATTGTTTACAAATAGGTATGAAATCCACAGGAGGTAGTTGTTCTATTGACTATGCATTCACTGATTATTGCCCTACAAAGATAGAGGGGCAAAATGTAAATTGTGAGGCAAATAACGAAAAAATGAGTGCTGGGTTTATATGGTTGTTAATAACGTTCGAGAATCTTTGTGTAGGTCAATGTTctgataatgaaaatgaaaaatatgctgaatatgctattttatggttaaattataaactaAATCAAATTTCAAATGAAGAAACCACCACATTAAAAgatttttatacaaaatatattaaagacAACAAGGAACATGTAGATTATAAGGATCATTTAGATAATAAGATATATTCGATGAATATTGAtagtgaaaaaatatataatatttatgaagCATTTGgaattttatgtaaaatttATACTGCGCATAATGAAAACgataaaaaatgcacaAACTGTTCGCAAAATGCTGAAGAATTTGttcaaaaaattgaaaaactTAATAAAGATCCTAGTATTACTAAAAATGAGTCATatagtaaaatattatctaCATTGTCAGATGATTATAATTGTTTAAAAGATcattatgataataattgcAATGGATGTACCAATATTCCAAATTTTCCAGAGATAAAAACATCACAAATTTCTGTAGAAGGTTCTACGCCAAGTCATGTACAAGATAATCCAGATAGTTCTTTACAAGGTTCTGAGGTTACATCATCAAGTTCGTCGGTAGCAAGCAAATTAATTCCAGTTTTATCAATATTTGCAATATCACTTTTCGTGGGGATTGCTTATAAg tattcattatttggaATTGATAAACTATTCCAAAGAcaatatataagaaaaaaattaaaaaaaataaagaaaaaaatggaacTTAATATATGA